One window of Novosphingobium sp. P6W genomic DNA carries:
- a CDS encoding electron transfer flavoprotein subunit alpha/FixB family protein, with protein MKTLVWVEHDNAVVKDATLAVVTAAAQLGEVHLLVAGSGCRAVADAAAQIAGVGKVHLADDAAYEHGLAENVAPLVAELMGHHDAFVVPATTTGKNIAPRVAALLDVMQISDILSVEGEKTFTRPIYAGNAIATVESSDAKLVITVRGTAFAKAEATGGSGTVEDVSGAGDAGLSSFVGAELAKSERPELTSAKIIVSGGRALKDSETFESIILPLADKLGAGVGASRAAVDAGYVPNDYQVGQTGKIVAPEVYIAVGISGAIQHLAGMKDSKTIIAINKDEDAPIFQVADIGLVADLFNAVPELTGKL; from the coding sequence ATGAAGACTCTTGTTTGGGTTGAGCACGACAACGCTGTCGTCAAGGACGCCACCCTCGCCGTCGTCACCGCCGCTGCACAGCTGGGTGAAGTGCACCTGCTGGTTGCAGGGTCAGGTTGCCGCGCCGTGGCCGATGCCGCTGCGCAGATCGCGGGCGTGGGCAAGGTCCACCTCGCCGACGACGCCGCTTACGAGCATGGCCTGGCGGAAAACGTCGCCCCGCTCGTCGCCGAGTTGATGGGTCATCACGATGCTTTCGTGGTGCCCGCCACCACCACCGGCAAGAACATCGCGCCGCGTGTCGCCGCGCTGCTCGACGTGATGCAGATATCGGACATCCTCTCGGTCGAGGGCGAGAAGACCTTCACGCGTCCGATCTATGCCGGCAACGCCATCGCCACCGTCGAATCGAGCGATGCCAAGCTGGTCATTACCGTGCGCGGCACCGCCTTTGCCAAGGCTGAGGCCACGGGCGGTTCGGGTACGGTCGAAGACGTCTCGGGTGCCGGTGACGCTGGCCTGTCCAGCTTCGTGGGTGCGGAACTTGCCAAGTCCGAGCGTCCCGAGCTGACCAGCGCCAAGATCATCGTCTCCGGCGGCCGCGCGCTCAAGGATTCGGAGACTTTCGAATCGATCATCCTGCCGCTGGCGGACAAGCTGGGCGCGGGCGTTGGCGCATCGCGCGCTGCGGTCGATGCGGGTTATGTGCCGAATGATTATCAGGTCGGCCAGACCGGCAAGATCGTCGCACCGGAAGTCTACATCGCGGTCGGCATCTCGGGCGCGATCCAGCACCTTGCCGGCATGAAGGACTCCAAGACCATCATCGCCATCAACAAGGACGAGGACGCCCCGATCTTCCAGGTCGCCGATATCGGCCTGGTCGCGGACCTGTTCAACGCGGTGCCGGAGCTTACCGGCAAGCTTTGA
- a CDS encoding energy transducer TonB: MIHRYFLALFVLGGLTAAALPVHAKTKETTLPKASNWLLDAADKSCLLARKFGTDDKPVLLGMRTYGPGYHFEITLSGAPTRILQTAHKFTIAYGGGEPLPVRSYQMGKNDDYGAAVIFSNTLSMTAPPQEKTELEEEDDIRPVAIDPAVEAQIDTISIATNGQRFILKTGPMAKALATVRQCTDGLVTRWGLDPVAQSKLSRRVRLGDFSWIEHIQRIYPAELMLKRKEARVNMQIVVDKTGAATRCDTAQAFANTDFKVRACGIVLKEARFQPALDESGQPIDSYYTTTILYKIS, encoded by the coding sequence GTGATCCATCGGTATTTTCTCGCACTTTTTGTTCTTGGCGGACTGACGGCTGCGGCCTTGCCCGTCCATGCAAAGACCAAGGAAACGACCCTGCCGAAAGCGTCGAACTGGCTTCTCGACGCGGCCGATAAAAGCTGCCTGCTGGCGCGCAAATTCGGCACCGATGACAAGCCTGTGCTGCTGGGCATGCGGACCTATGGCCCGGGCTATCATTTCGAAATCACGCTGTCAGGCGCGCCGACCAGAATTCTGCAGACCGCGCACAAGTTCACTATCGCTTACGGAGGGGGAGAACCGCTGCCGGTCCGTTCCTACCAGATGGGCAAGAACGACGACTACGGTGCAGCCGTGATCTTCTCCAACACGCTTTCAATGACGGCACCCCCGCAGGAGAAAACGGAACTGGAAGAGGAGGACGACATTCGGCCGGTAGCGATTGATCCGGCTGTCGAGGCTCAGATCGACACCATCTCGATCGCCACTAACGGCCAGCGTTTCATCCTCAAGACCGGCCCCATGGCGAAGGCGCTGGCGACTGTACGTCAGTGCACCGATGGGTTGGTCACGCGTTGGGGCCTTGATCCGGTGGCCCAGTCCAAGCTGAGCCGCCGGGTAAGGTTGGGGGATTTTTCCTGGATTGAGCACATCCAGCGGATATATCCCGCCGAACTCATGTTGAAGCGCAAGGAAGCACGCGTGAACATGCAGATCGTGGTCGACAAGACCGGCGCGGCGACGCGCTGCGATACCGCGCAGGCTTTCGCCAACACGGATTTCAAGGTTCGCGCCTGCGGTATCGTTCTCAAGGAGGCGCGCTTCCAGCCTGCGCTCGACGAGAGCGGGCAGCCGATCGATTCCTATTATACGACGACGATCCTGTACAAGATAAGCTGA
- a CDS encoding GNAT family N-acetyltransferase, with protein MLTTRRFELYRPAPGDLPGLCRLIADEETRRFLGPADPAPQAQFERLLRNAGSWAVYGYGSFMVRVRGETEIIASAGIFHSYRGYGEALGLDDMPEAGWIVRADHCGQGIASEVMDAVLAWFDEAHGPRRIACMIEEGNDASQRLAARLGFAHYADHEVADGPVPAVLGLYERLKP; from the coding sequence ATGCTGACGACGCGGCGTTTCGAACTATACCGCCCTGCCCCCGGCGACCTCCCCGGCCTGTGCCGACTGATCGCCGACGAGGAAACGCGCCGCTTCCTGGGCCCCGCCGACCCCGCTCCCCAAGCCCAGTTCGAACGCCTGCTACGTAATGCCGGCTCTTGGGCGGTATACGGCTACGGCAGCTTCATGGTGCGCGTCCGGGGCGAGACCGAGATCATCGCGAGCGCCGGGATCTTCCATTCATACCGGGGCTATGGAGAAGCGCTCGGCTTGGACGACATGCCCGAAGCAGGCTGGATCGTCCGCGCCGACCACTGCGGACAGGGCATCGCCAGCGAGGTCATGGACGCCGTGCTCGCGTGGTTCGACGAGGCGCACGGCCCCCGCCGCATCGCCTGCATGATCGAGGAGGGCAATGACGCATCGCAGCGGCTCGCGGCCCGTCTCGGCTTCGCGCACTATGCCGATCACGAGGTCGCCGATGGCCCCGTACCTGCGGTCCTGGGGTTGTATGAACGTCTGAAGCCCTGA
- a CDS encoding DUF445 domain-containing protein: MRLFATGLLLMMAIAFIVLRRFGGEHPAWGYAIAFTEAAMVGGLADWFAVTALFRRPLGLPIPHTAIIPENKNRIADSMATFLRDNFLTPQVVARRVNAFNFAGSAGSFLSDPGRGGESRLRAGAANLVADMLESLDPDRLGNQVRAGMARQLERVEIAPLLGQMLSATIADRRHLPLLEGAIRWAGEALEANEELVRTMIRERAHSLLRLTGLDSRIANSVLDGLYKLLAEMIVQPDHPLKAKVEQMLQGLAHDLQHDEALRARVENAKRELIGNPAVSRWWQGVWERLRHQLIAAARDPHTALGGQLTTMLGELGNALRDDPRLQSQINRFARRTLVGVTARYGDEIVRLVSETVKRWDARTVSDRIEGAVGRDLQFIRINGTLVGGLFGVCIHAVDQFL; this comes from the coding sequence ATGCGCCTGTTCGCCACCGGCCTGCTGCTGATGATGGCGATCGCCTTCATCGTGCTGCGGCGTTTTGGCGGCGAACACCCCGCCTGGGGTTATGCCATCGCCTTCACCGAAGCGGCGATGGTGGGCGGTCTGGCAGACTGGTTCGCGGTTACCGCGCTGTTCCGCCGCCCGCTCGGCCTGCCGATCCCGCACACCGCGATCATTCCCGAGAACAAGAACCGCATCGCCGATTCGATGGCGACGTTCCTGCGCGACAATTTCCTCACCCCTCAGGTCGTCGCCCGGCGGGTGAACGCCTTCAATTTCGCCGGTTCCGCAGGCAGTTTCCTCTCAGACCCCGGCCGGGGCGGCGAATCGCGCCTGCGCGCAGGCGCCGCCAACCTCGTCGCCGACATGCTCGAATCGCTCGACCCCGACCGGCTCGGCAACCAGGTGCGCGCCGGGATGGCCCGCCAGCTTGAGCGGGTGGAGATTGCCCCCCTCCTTGGCCAGATGCTTTCAGCCACCATCGCAGATCGCCGCCACCTGCCCCTGCTGGAAGGCGCGATCCGCTGGGCGGGCGAGGCGTTGGAGGCCAACGAGGAACTGGTACGCACCATGATCCGGGAGCGCGCCCACAGCCTGCTGCGCCTCACCGGCCTCGACAGCCGCATCGCCAATTCCGTGCTGGACGGTCTTTACAAGCTGCTGGCCGAAATGATCGTCCAGCCCGACCACCCGCTCAAGGCGAAGGTCGAGCAGATGCTGCAGGGCCTTGCTCACGACCTGCAACACGATGAGGCCCTGCGCGCCCGCGTCGAGAACGCCAAGCGCGAACTTATCGGCAACCCCGCGGTAAGCCGGTGGTGGCAGGGCGTGTGGGAACGCCTTCGCCACCAGCTCATCGCCGCCGCGCGCGATCCGCACACGGCGCTGGGCGGCCAGCTGACGACGATGCTGGGCGAACTGGGCAACGCCCTGCGCGACGACCCACGCCTGCAGAGCCAGATCAACCGCTTCGCGCGCCGCACACTGGTAGGCGTAACCGCCCGCTACGGCGACGAGATCGTCCGCCTCGTCTCCGAGACCGTGAAGCGGTGGGACGCCCGCACCGTGAGCGACCGCATTGAAGGCGCCGTCGGCCGCGACCTTCAGTTCATCCGTATCAACGGCACTCTTGTCGGCGGGCTGTTCGGGGTCTGCATCCACGCCGTGGACCAATTCCTGTGA
- a CDS encoding efflux RND transporter permease subunit: MRNMSAWSIRNPIIPIVFFIGLMIAGIVSFNRMDVNNMPDVEFPGVHVAVSQPGAAPTEIETQITQIVEGAVRSIPGVEEIQSTASEGRSTTIVFFSVGTNADVATQQVKNAVDQVRGELPDGILEPQVSKIEAGGGGSLAYFAVAADDMTIEQLSWFVDDTISKSLLSVPGMATVSRDGGVNREIRVVVDPARMISLGVSANDLNNVLRQVNVDAAGGQAEIAGSRQSVRVLGNAQDAYALSQTRINLGGGRQIKLADIASVSDGYSDRTDVARVGGREVVTFGFERARGASDVAVYDEAEKKLDVIRKAHPDIHITRLFSQVTYTRGQYTSSMEALVEGAVLAIVIVYLFLRDWRATMISALAIPLSAIPTFWFMDMLGFSLNFLSLLALSLVAGVLVDDAIVEIENIVRHMRMGKSAYQASIDAADEIGLAVVATTFSIVAVFLPVGLMPGIPGQFFKAFGLTVVAAVLMSLAVARIITPMVAAYFLKSHGHAEHGGGKAMDYYMKVLAWTLDSREAHRRKAALVPQPRTWWYVLIATLAFVLLIGAGLGLAALLFSALQGGLTKIGLGKAAFVLAAVLAPLGIPAAIWALGWLLRAIAGALGALGRWYRYFTDRVIARMHDHRFYAFCASIYALVVTFALLAGLPQQFQPNTNDDTSQVKIEMVPGTTLEQSEEVAGRVTKLLEKQPEVERVLEFSGEGSANLHIALKPANERKATSIEFERRLAPTLQGIADARVTFATQSGGFGSGRDISVMLSGSDSELLNKTAQTLVEQMRAIPGIVAPRIAADLQRPELVIVPRLDLAAQLGVTTGALSQTIRIATMGEIDQNTAKFSLSDRQIPIRVILDRTSRREFSTIENLPVATASGGSVPLSRVAEIRFGAGPTQIQRYNQSRRIFVGADLGQGQIKGPAMAAIQQLPIMKNLPAGVSNAPVGEDKWQAEMISNFIIAVVSGIFLVFAVLVLLYKRFVSPLVNMASLLLAPLGGMLALTAWGQPISMPVYIGILMLLGIVAKNSILLIDFAIEEMAKGVDKLTAIMDAGHKRAQPIVMTTVAMTAGMIPTALSLSGDGAFRAPMGVTVIGGLVLSTLLTLVIVPAAFSLADGFEKRVGPKLRKSLLTYDPSEHGPKGSAQAHTGGVHQPHPAE, from the coding sequence ATGCGTAACATGTCGGCCTGGTCGATCCGCAATCCGATCATTCCCATCGTCTTCTTCATCGGTTTGATGATCGCGGGCATCGTCTCATTCAATCGGATGGACGTGAACAACATGCCGGACGTCGAGTTCCCCGGCGTTCACGTCGCGGTCTCGCAGCCGGGCGCTGCACCGACCGAAATCGAGACGCAGATTACCCAGATCGTCGAGGGCGCGGTGCGCTCCATCCCCGGCGTCGAGGAAATCCAGTCGACCGCGTCCGAAGGACGCTCGACCACCATCGTGTTCTTCTCGGTCGGCACCAATGCCGACGTCGCGACCCAGCAGGTCAAGAACGCGGTCGACCAGGTGCGCGGCGAACTGCCCGACGGCATCCTGGAACCCCAGGTTTCCAAGATCGAGGCCGGCGGCGGCGGCAGCCTCGCCTACTTCGCGGTCGCGGCCGACGACATGACGATCGAACAGCTCAGCTGGTTCGTCGACGACACCATTTCCAAGTCGCTGCTTTCGGTGCCGGGCATGGCCACGGTGAGCCGGGACGGCGGCGTCAACCGCGAGATCCGCGTCGTGGTCGACCCAGCCCGGATGATCTCGCTGGGCGTGAGCGCGAACGACCTCAACAACGTGCTGCGCCAGGTCAACGTCGACGCGGCGGGCGGCCAGGCGGAAATCGCCGGATCGCGCCAGTCGGTCCGCGTGCTGGGCAATGCGCAGGATGCCTATGCCCTGTCGCAGACCCGCATCAACCTGGGCGGTGGCCGCCAGATCAAGCTGGCCGACATCGCCAGCGTCTCTGACGGCTACTCCGACCGTACCGATGTCGCCCGCGTGGGCGGCCGCGAAGTGGTGACTTTCGGCTTCGAACGCGCGCGCGGCGCTTCCGACGTCGCTGTCTACGACGAGGCCGAGAAGAAGCTCGACGTAATCCGCAAGGCCCACCCCGATATTCACATCACCCGGCTGTTCAGCCAGGTGACCTATACGCGCGGGCAGTACACCAGCTCGATGGAGGCCCTGGTCGAAGGCGCAGTGCTGGCGATCGTGATCGTCTACCTGTTCCTGCGCGACTGGCGCGCGACGATGATCTCGGCGCTGGCCATTCCGCTTTCGGCGATCCCGACGTTCTGGTTCATGGACATGCTCGGCTTTTCGCTGAACTTCCTTTCGCTGCTGGCCCTCAGCCTTGTCGCGGGGGTGCTGGTCGACGATGCCATCGTCGAAATCGAGAACATCGTGCGCCATATGCGCATGGGCAAATCCGCCTATCAGGCCTCGATCGACGCCGCCGACGAGATCGGCCTCGCGGTCGTCGCGACGACGTTCTCGATCGTCGCGGTGTTCTTGCCGGTGGGCCTGATGCCGGGCATTCCCGGGCAGTTCTTCAAGGCTTTCGGCCTCACCGTCGTCGCGGCGGTGCTGATGAGCCTTGCGGTTGCGCGCATCATCACCCCGATGGTCGCGGCCTATTTCCTCAAGTCGCACGGCCACGCTGAACATGGCGGCGGCAAGGCGATGGACTACTACATGAAAGTCCTCGCCTGGACGCTCGACAGCCGCGAAGCGCACCGCCGCAAGGCAGCACTGGTGCCGCAGCCGCGTACCTGGTGGTATGTGCTCATAGCGACGCTGGCCTTCGTCCTCCTCATCGGGGCGGGGCTCGGCCTTGCCGCGCTGCTGTTCTCGGCGCTGCAAGGGGGCCTTACCAAGATCGGCCTCGGCAAGGCTGCCTTCGTACTGGCCGCCGTCCTCGCCCCGCTCGGCATTCCCGCCGCAATCTGGGCGCTGGGCTGGCTGCTGCGTGCGATTGCCGGCGCCCTGGGCGCGCTGGGCCGCTGGTATCGGTATTTCACCGACCGCGTGATCGCGCGCATGCACGACCACCGATTCTATGCCTTCTGCGCCAGTATTTATGCGCTGGTCGTCACCTTCGCACTGCTCGCCGGCCTGCCCCAGCAGTTCCAGCCGAACACCAATGACGACACCAGCCAGGTCAAGATCGAGATGGTGCCCGGCACCACCCTCGAACAGAGCGAGGAAGTCGCCGGCCGCGTCACGAAGCTGCTTGAAAAGCAGCCCGAGGTTGAGCGCGTGCTCGAATTCTCCGGCGAAGGCTCGGCGAACCTGCACATCGCGCTCAAGCCTGCCAATGAGCGTAAAGCCACCAGCATCGAGTTCGAGCGCCGCCTTGCCCCCACACTTCAGGGCATTGCCGATGCGCGCGTCACTTTCGCAACCCAGTCCGGCGGCTTCGGTAGCGGGCGCGACATTTCGGTCATGCTTTCGGGCAGCGATTCGGAACTGCTCAACAAGACGGCGCAGACGCTGGTCGAGCAGATGCGCGCAATTCCCGGCATCGTCGCCCCGCGCATTGCCGCCGACCTGCAGCGCCCCGAACTGGTGATCGTCCCCCGCCTCGACCTGGCTGCGCAGCTTGGCGTGACCACCGGTGCGCTGAGCCAGACGATCCGCATCGCCACCATGGGCGAGATCGACCAGAACACCGCCAAGTTCTCGCTCTCGGATCGCCAGATTCCGATCCGGGTGATCCTCGACCGTACCTCGCGCCGCGAATTCTCGACGATCGAAAACCTGCCCGTCGCCACCGCCAGCGGCGGCTCGGTGCCGCTCAGCCGCGTCGCCGAAATCCGCTTCGGTGCCGGTCCCACGCAAATCCAGCGCTACAACCAGTCGCGCCGCATCTTCGTGGGCGCAGATCTTGGCCAGGGACAGATCAAGGGCCCGGCAATGGCCGCGATCCAGCAGCTGCCGATCATGAAGAACCTCCCCGCCGGCGTTTCCAACGCCCCCGTGGGCGAGGACAAGTGGCAGGCCGAGATGATCAGCAACTTCATCATCGCGGTGGTCAGCGGCATTTTCCTGGTCTTCGCGGTGCTGGTGCTGCTCTACAAGCGCTTCGTCTCGCCACTGGTAAACATGGCCTCGCTGCTGCTCGCACCGCTGGGAGGCATGCTGGCGCTGACCGCATGGGGTCAACCGATCTCGATGCCGGTCTACATCGGCATCCTGATGCTGCTGGGCATCGTCGCCAAGAACTCCATCCTGCTGATCGACTTCGCGATCGAGGAGATGGCCAAGGGCGTCGACAAGCTGACCGCGATCATGGACGCAGGCCACAAGCGCGCCCAGCCGATCGTCATGACCACCGTGGCAATGACCGCCGGCATGATACCCACCGCCCTCTCCCTCTCGGGCGACGGGGCGTTCCGTGCGCCGATGGGCGTCACCGTGATCGGGGGCCTGGTGCTCTCCACCCTGTTGACCCTTGTCATCGTACCGGCAGCCTTCAGCCTCGCCGATGGTTTCGAAAAGAGGGTCGGACCGAAACTGCGTAAGTCGCTGCTGACATACGACCCCAGCGAGCATGGCCCGAAAGGCTCCGCGCAGGCCCATACCGGGGGCGTTCACCAACCGCACCCGGCCGAATAG
- a CDS encoding efflux RND transporter periplasmic adaptor subunit: MNYDSRIEPGQMTAGEHEAYDAGHSPLIGDTEQDRRSRRWIWLVAIVVAMLVVGIWFVVHEGDKGADEAGKDAAQVPVVTVVVPGRSTVAGEISATGSLGARRTMPVGSVGEGGEVREIRVEAGDWVKQGQVLAVIDRSVQSQAAASQSAQIQVAAADARIAQSNLDRGLKLVDRGFISKADIDQLTATRDAAAARVGVARATLGQLRAQNARLDIVAPAAGLVLERNVELGQVVGGGTGVLFRLAKGGEMELLANLSEADLSALSVGVEAKVTPVGSGRTFTGQVWQLAPVIDTTTRQGTARIALPYDAALRPGGFASAVIASGAVVAPMLPESAIQSDAKGSFVYVVDDAGKVHRRPVKTGLVTATGITVPSGLTGTEKVVLRAGGFLNDGDKVKTRLVSATGK, encoded by the coding sequence ATGAACTACGACAGCAGGATTGAGCCCGGCCAGATGACCGCCGGGGAACACGAAGCCTATGACGCGGGCCATAGCCCACTGATCGGCGACACCGAACAGGATCGCCGCTCGCGCCGCTGGATCTGGCTGGTGGCGATCGTCGTGGCCATGCTTGTCGTGGGCATCTGGTTCGTTGTCCATGAAGGCGACAAGGGCGCGGACGAAGCCGGCAAGGATGCCGCGCAGGTTCCCGTGGTCACGGTCGTTGTGCCCGGCCGCTCGACCGTCGCCGGAGAGATCAGCGCCACAGGCTCACTGGGTGCGCGCCGGACAATGCCGGTCGGCTCGGTCGGCGAAGGCGGCGAAGTGCGCGAAATCCGCGTCGAAGCCGGCGACTGGGTCAAGCAGGGCCAGGTCCTTGCCGTGATCGATCGCTCGGTGCAGTCGCAGGCGGCAGCCAGCCAGTCCGCCCAGATCCAGGTCGCCGCAGCCGATGCCCGCATCGCCCAGTCCAACCTCGATCGCGGCCTCAAGCTCGTCGATCGCGGATTCATTTCCAAGGCCGATATCGACCAGCTGACCGCCACGCGCGATGCCGCCGCGGCGCGGGTCGGCGTCGCGCGTGCCACGCTTGGCCAGCTGCGCGCCCAGAACGCGCGCCTGGACATCGTCGCCCCCGCCGCCGGCCTCGTACTCGAGCGTAACGTCGAGCTGGGCCAGGTTGTCGGCGGCGGCACCGGGGTGCTTTTTCGCCTCGCGAAGGGCGGCGAAATGGAACTGTTGGCCAATCTTTCCGAAGCCGATCTTTCTGCGCTTTCGGTAGGGGTGGAGGCCAAGGTGACGCCGGTAGGCTCGGGCCGTACCTTCACCGGGCAGGTCTGGCAGCTGGCGCCGGTGATCGACACCACCACCCGCCAGGGCACGGCCCGCATCGCCCTTCCCTACGACGCCGCGCTGCGGCCCGGCGGCTTTGCCAGCGCGGTGATCGCAAGCGGCGCGGTAGTGGCTCCGATGCTGCCCGAATCCGCGATCCAGAGCGATGCCAAGGGCTCCTTCGTCTATGTCGTCGACGATGCCGGCAAAGTTCATCGACGCCCGGTCAAGACCGGACTGGTCACTGCCACTGGCATCACCGTCCCGTCCGGGCTGACCGGCACCGAAAAGGTGGTACTGCGCGCCGGCGGGTTCCTCAACGACGGGGACAAGGTCAAGACCCGGCTCGTTTCCGCCACCGGCAAGTAA
- a CDS encoding DUF1153 domain-containing protein, producing the protein MIENQKIRPAQVIGPLGEPLTVDSLPPANTTRWVVRRKAEVVAAVNGGLLSIDDVCERYHLTLEEFASWQRAVDRSGMQGLRVTRIQHYRDLYERQQKY; encoded by the coding sequence ATGATCGAGAACCAGAAAATCCGTCCGGCCCAGGTAATCGGCCCCCTCGGCGAGCCGCTGACCGTCGATTCCCTTCCGCCTGCAAACACCACGCGCTGGGTCGTTCGCCGCAAGGCGGAAGTCGTGGCGGCCGTCAACGGCGGCCTGCTGTCGATCGACGACGTGTGCGAACGCTATCACCTCACGCTTGAAGAGTTCGCCTCGTGGCAACGCGCAGTCGATCGTTCGGGCATGCAGGGCCTTCGTGTGACCCGAATCCAACACTATCGCGATCTTTACGAGCGCCAGCAGAAGTACTGA
- the mnmA gene encoding tRNA 2-thiouridine(34) synthase MnmA, with protein MTVLPELLSGLDAAELFQLSGPLAQRKIVVAMSGGVDSSVVAALAAASGAEVIGVTLQLYDYGAATGRKGACCAGDDIRDARAVADRLGIAHYVFDHESAFREEVVERFADDYLNGRTPIPCIRCNMGPKFTDLLAMARELGADCLATGHYVRREMGPAGAELHRAFDPARDQSYFLYGTTEAQLDFLRFPLGGLPKSETRRIAEAAGLRNAAKPDSQDICFVPDGDYAKIVRAVRPEGEAPGEIVHAETGAVLGSHRGVIHYTVGQRRGLEIGGQPEPLYVTGIEAETRRVRVGPRRLLATASARVVETNRIGPLPHGPLTAKVRSLAKPVPITLEGPLGEGGEVTIRFENPEYGVAPGQAAVIYAGDRVVGGGWIDSTESAVSAVEAA; from the coding sequence ATGACTGTGCTTCCCGAGCTTCTTTCCGGCCTTGATGCCGCTGAACTGTTCCAGCTTTCCGGCCCGCTTGCGCAGCGCAAGATCGTTGTCGCCATGTCCGGCGGCGTCGACAGTTCGGTGGTCGCCGCGCTTGCCGCTGCCAGCGGGGCCGAGGTTATCGGCGTCACGCTCCAGCTGTACGACTACGGCGCGGCGACGGGCCGCAAGGGCGCCTGCTGCGCCGGCGACGATATCCGCGACGCGCGCGCCGTGGCCGATCGCCTCGGCATCGCCCACTACGTTTTCGACCACGAAAGCGCCTTTCGCGAGGAAGTGGTCGAGCGTTTCGCCGACGATTACCTCAATGGCCGCACCCCGATCCCGTGCATCCGCTGCAACATGGGGCCGAAATTCACCGACCTGCTGGCGATGGCGCGCGAACTGGGCGCGGATTGCCTGGCCACGGGCCACTATGTCCGCCGCGAGATGGGTCCGGCCGGGGCCGAACTGCACCGCGCTTTCGATCCCGCGCGCGACCAGAGCTATTTCCTTTACGGCACCACCGAGGCGCAGCTCGATTTCCTGCGCTTTCCGCTGGGCGGCCTGCCCAAGAGCGAAACACGCCGGATCGCCGAGGCGGCGGGCCTCAGGAACGCCGCCAAGCCCGACAGCCAGGACATCTGCTTCGTGCCCGACGGCGATTACGCCAAGATCGTGCGCGCCGTGCGCCCCGAAGGCGAAGCGCCGGGCGAGATCGTCCATGCCGAGACCGGCGCAGTGCTGGGCAGTCATCGCGGCGTGATCCACTACACCGTCGGCCAGCGGCGCGGCCTGGAGATCGGCGGCCAGCCAGAGCCGCTCTACGTCACCGGCATCGAGGCGGAAACGCGCCGCGTGCGAGTCGGCCCGCGCCGCCTGCTCGCCACCGCTTCGGCGCGGGTGGTGGAAACCAACCGAATCGGCCCGCTCCCCCACGGACCACTGACCGCCAAGGTCCGTTCGCTGGCAAAGCCCGTGCCGATCACGCTGGAAGGTCCGCTGGGAGAGGGCGGCGAAGTTACGATTCGCTTCGAGAACCCGGAATACGGTGTCGCGCCCGGACAGGCGGCGGTGATCTACGCCGGTGACCGGGTGGTCGGCGGCGGCTGGATCGATTCGACCGAAAGCGCCGTTTCCGCAGTCGAGGCCGCCTGA
- a CDS encoding serine hydrolase produces the protein MPVRRLPLILALRALPALALLAGCGQSAPDGPPPPSARSQAAISDDGGAPREALGRAIDTIFDDETVGRTDALVVMKRGTVIAERYGEDIKPETRLPGWGVGQCVTALMIGQLVSDGRLRLNESAPVPEWQRPGDPRGAVTLKQLLQMRSGLRHDESAVAGTGMLERESDRMRMLFLDGRDDMASYAEAQPLEAPAGKLFEHSSASAVILSDLAARVLSPDHDPGRRRQAVSDYLKNRVLLPIGMGSTIVGYDRAGTMIGSGMIASSARDWAKLGEFLRHAGSVGGAQILPRRWIQFMLEPSPREPGYGAGVWLNRAAAGEGPKLYPGTAPKNVFGCVGEYGQYVIGSPDQLLTIVRIGHSDAAQGREIHDRLGSLLALFPGGKS, from the coding sequence ATGCCGGTGCGCCGCCTCCCCCTTATCCTCGCCCTACGCGCGCTGCCAGCCCTTGCCCTGCTGGCAGGCTGTGGACAGTCCGCGCCCGATGGCCCGCCCCCGCCAAGCGCCAGGTCACAGGCTGCCATCAGTGATGACGGCGGCGCCCCGCGCGAGGCGCTGGGCCGCGCGATCGACACGATTTTCGACGACGAGACGGTAGGCCGCACCGACGCTCTGGTCGTCATGAAGCGCGGCACCGTGATCGCCGAACGCTACGGTGAGGACATCAAGCCCGAGACCCGCCTGCCCGGCTGGGGCGTGGGCCAGTGCGTCACCGCGCTGATGATTGGCCAGCTGGTCAGCGACGGCCGGTTGCGCCTGAACGAATCGGCCCCGGTGCCCGAATGGCAGCGCCCGGGCGACCCGCGCGGCGCGGTGACGCTCAAGCAGTTGCTCCAGATGCGCTCGGGCCTGCGCCATGACGAATCGGCGGTTGCCGGCACCGGCATGCTGGAACGCGAATCGGACCGGATGCGGATGCTGTTCCTCGACGGGCGTGACGATATGGCTTCTTACGCCGAGGCGCAGCCGCTGGAGGCTCCGGCCGGCAAGCTGTTTGAGCATTCCTCGGCCAGCGCGGTGATTCTGTCCGACCTTGCAGCACGGGTGCTCTCGCCCGATCACGATCCGGGGCGGCGGCGTCAGGCGGTGAGCGATTACCTCAAGAACCGGGTGCTCCTGCCGATCGGCATGGGCTCGACCATCGTGGGCTATGACCGGGCAGGGACGATGATCGGCTCGGGCATGATCGCCTCTTCCGCGCGCGACTGGGCGAAGCTGGGAGAGTTCCTGCGCCATGCCGGCTCGGTAGGCGGCGCGCAGATCCTGCCGCGCCGCTGGATACAGTTCATGCTGGAGCCGTCACCGCGCGAACCGGGCTACGGCGCGGGCGTATGGCTCAACCGCGCGGCGGCAGGGGAGGGGCCGAAGCTCTATCCCGGCACGGCGCCCAAGAACGTGTTCGGATGTGTGGGCGAATATGGCCAATACGTGATCGGCTCACCCGACCAGTTGCTGACCATAGTGCGCATCGGCCACAGCGATGCGGCGCAGGGGCGCGAGATTCACGACCGTCTGGGATCGCTGCTGGCACTGTTTCCGGGCGGCAAGAGCTGA